Proteins found in one Carassius auratus strain Wakin chromosome 12, ASM336829v1, whole genome shotgun sequence genomic segment:
- the LOC113111641 gene encoding nuclear prelamin A recognition factor yields the protein MALNISGAPHTMSEVSIGRKKEKCENCTKQCNKKQSEEGINSLQEKGVATGEVKESTSVQQVLLSACLSCDGCVSEDEGQRISQQNLEEINHVLALNKKCDTSKHKILVVSVCPQSLPFFAIKFQLDVPAAAKKLCGFLKRVGVHYVFDTTVAASFSILESQKEFVQRYRRKHHDSNAMPMFTSSCPGWIRYAERVLGSLVTPHICTAKSPQQIMGSLVKDFFARQQKLTPDQIFHVVVAPCFDKKLEAVREEFYKSILETRDVDCVLTSGEILHLMEQSKVTVEEVDSAPLDHVFGETADPDMTRHEGRGSEGFLEHIFKHAAKELFGLDVQEIVYKTLRNRDFQEVALERDGETLLQFAAVYGFRNIQTLVHRMRNGKVPYQLVEVLSCPGGCLSGRGQAEGEGGRPDRTLVQQMEEHYSSLPVRLPATNPEVQRLYQDWLDGHDSPHAQQCLHTQYKNSTQPPSQILNSDIQW from the exons AT GGCACTGAACATTTCAGGAGCTCCTCATACAATGTCTGAAGTCAGTATTGGACggaaaaaagaaaagtgtgagaATTGCACTAAACAG TGCAACAAGAAACAGAGTGAGGAAGGTATAAACTCACTACAGGAGAAAGGTGTTGCCACTGGAGAG GTGAAAGAGTCTACCTCAGTTCAGCAGGTGTTGTTGAGCGCGTGTCTGTCCTGTGACGGCTGCGTATCAGAGGACGAAGGCCAGAGAATCTCTCAGCAAAATCTGGAAGAGATCAACCATGTGCTTGCCCTCAATAAG AAATGTGACACTTCGAAGCACAAAATTCTTGTGGTGTCTGTGTGTCCCCAGTCGCTGCCTTTTTTTGCTATTAAATTTCAGCTGGATGTTCCAGCAGCTGCAAAGAAACTCTGTGGCTTCCTGAAGAGAGTGG GGGTACATTATGTCTTTGACACTACAGTAGCTGCAAGTTTTAGCATTTTGGAAAGCCAGAAAGAGTTTGTTCAGCGTTACCGTCGCAAACATCATGATTCTAATGCCATGCCGATGTTCACATCCTCTTGTCCAG gaTGGATTCGTTATGCAGAGCGTGTTCTTGGGAGCCTGGTCACACCACACATCTGCACCGCCAAATCACCTCagcagatcatgggctccttggTCAAAGACTTTTTTGCCAGACAACAG AAGCTGACCCCAGATCAGATTTTCCATGTGGTGGTGGCTCCCTGCTTTGATAAGAAGCTTGAAGCTGTAAGAGAGGAATTCTACAAAAGCATCCTAGAGACCAGAGATGTCGACTGTGTCCTTACGTCAG GAGAGATTCTCCACTTAATGGAGCAAAGCAAAGTTACTGTAGAGGAAGTGGACTCTGCTCCTTTGGATCATGT atTTGGTGAGACCGCTGACCCAGATATGACCAGACATGAAGGTCGTGGATCCGAAGGCTTCCTGGAGCATATTTTCAAACATGCAGCCAAAGAGCTGTTTGGGCTAGACGTCCAAGAGATTGTGTACAAGACACTCAG GAATCGAGACTTCCAGGAGGTGGCGCTAGAGCGTGATGGAGAGACTCTGCTGCAGTTTGCTGCAGTTTATGGCTTCCGGAACATTCAGACTTTAGTGCACAGAATGAGAAACGGGAAAGTGCCTTACCAGCTTGTAGAGGTGCTCTCCTGCCCTGGAG GCTGTTTAAGTGGACGAGGACAAGCTGAGGGAGAGGGAGGTCGTCCTGACCGAACATTGGTCCAGCAAATGGAAGAGCACTATAGCAGCTTACCTGTCCGTCTACCTGCCACCAACCCAGAGGTCCAGCGCCTCTACCAGGACTGGCTGGACGGCCACGACTCCCCACATGCGCAGCAGTGCCTCCACACTCAGTACAAGAACAGCACACAGCCGCCCTCTCAGATACTCAATTCTGATATTCAGTGGTGA
- the LOC113111643 gene encoding cytochrome b-245 chaperone 1 homolog — MGYMVVEKHTSDLLHLKRSPGIRSWSLLVGIASVGLAAAYYSADSVLWKMFYVTGCFFVALQNMEEWEEAVFDKSKNEIELKTFSLYTMILTMWKRGHERVVLDLRHLRDVSVQEERVRYLGKGYLLVLRLATGFSHPLTQSATLGSRSDVEALAALLKRFLGLEELQRRLMAEDYPEDDDTEDLGLGDSSDSKDEDEH, encoded by the exons ATGGGGTATATGGTCGTAGAGAAGCACACATCTGATCTTCTCCATCTGAAGAGGTCTCCTGGGATCAGATCGTGGTCCCTCCTTGTTG GTATTGCTTCAGTTGGACTGGCAGCAGCCTATTACAGCGCTG ACAGCGTGTTATGGAAGATGTTCTATGTGACGGGCTGCTTTTTTGTGGCTCTACAGAATATGGAGGAATGGGAG GAGGCAGTGTTTGATAAATCCAAGAACGAGATCGAATTAAAGACGTTTAGTCTCTATACCATGATATTGACTATGTGGAAAAGAGGGCACGAGAGAG TGGTGTTAGATCTGCGGCACCTGCGGGACGTGAGTGTTCAGGAGGAGAGGGTGAGGTATTTGGGGAAGGGTTACCTGTTGGTGCTGCGTCTGGCGACAGGTTTCTCTCACCCTCTTACCCAAAGTGCCACGCTGGGCTCACGCAG TGATGTGGAGGCACTGGCTGCACTTCTGAAGCGCTTCTTGGGTCTTGAAGAGTTACAGCGACGCTTGATGGCAGAAGATTATCCTGAGGATGACGACACTGAAGATCTGGGATTGGGCGATAGCAGTGATTCAAAAGATGAAGATGAACATTAA